In Anaerobacillus isosaccharinicus, one genomic interval encodes:
- a CDS encoding Ger(x)C family spore germination C-terminal domain-containing protein: MGVFHDHKLVSKLNDGEVGISELLKNNKVSDLNFTTTIDANNGEEKVSITRGDLRAKISFEKKQPVIINVKIKGKGEIAEVGNIGNKVTNELISKVKIKLAENLEELVKETMSKMQRGNVEPWLIGHRLWAMDHQFFETLNWEEAGWKDSIVNVSVEFEIEHTGQKGYLGKTKIGR, from the coding sequence ATGGGAGTCTTTCACGACCATAAGCTAGTATCGAAATTAAATGATGGGGAAGTTGGAATTAGTGAGTTATTAAAAAACAATAAGGTTAGTGACTTAAACTTTACTACGACTATTGATGCAAATAATGGAGAGGAAAAAGTATCGATTACAAGGGGAGACTTAAGAGCAAAAATCAGTTTTGAAAAAAAACAACCAGTGATAATCAATGTGAAAATTAAAGGAAAGGGAGAAATAGCTGAGGTAGGGAATATAGGTAATAAGGTTACAAATGAACTTATAAGTAAAGTAAAGATTAAGTTAGCAGAAAATCTTGAGGAATTAGTTAAAGAGACAATGAGTAAAATGCAGAGGGGAAATGTTGAGCCATGGTTAATTGGTCATCGTCTTTGGGCAATGGATCATCAGTTTTTCGAGACATTAAATTGGGAGGAAGCTGGCTGGAAAGATAGCATCGTCAATGTTTCTGTAGAATTTGAAATCGAGCATACTGGTCAGAAGGGTTACTTAGGGAAAACAAAGATTGGAAGATAA
- a CDS encoding cytochrome c oxidase subunit II: MHLHRYEKIWLAFGIGSLLVFLAVLGVSAFAYGQQPPSHMATVDPQNLSNEAPFNEPGLRQINDTTYQATIIAMAFAYVPNKIEVPVGSTVRFQVTSSDVVHSFTIPGTNVNFMVTPGHVNMAEHTFTEPGTYLVLCNEYCGTGHHYMQMTIEVK, translated from the coding sequence ATGCATTTACATCGTTATGAAAAAATTTGGTTAGCATTTGGGATTGGGTCTTTATTAGTTTTCTTAGCAGTTTTAGGAGTTAGTGCATTTGCATACGGGCAACAACCACCGAGCCACATGGCCACTGTTGACCCACAAAATTTAAGTAATGAGGCGCCTTTTAACGAGCCTGGATTACGTCAAATTAATGATACTACTTATCAAGCAACCATTATTGCAATGGCATTTGCTTACGTACCAAACAAAATAGAAGTTCCAGTTGGTTCAACAGTTCGTTTTCAAGTAACTAGTTCTGATGTCGTTCACTCGTTTACTATTCCTGGAACTAACGTTAACTTCATGGTTACACCTGGTCATGTTAATATGGCTGAACATACGTTTACTGAGCCTGGTACTTACCTCGTTTTATGTAACGAATACTGCGGTACTGGTCACCACTACATGCAAATGACGATTGAGGTGAAATAA
- a CDS encoding cytochrome c oxidase subunit 2A, with amino-acid sequence MPKNNTNLETQKSHVPTEPDSSLKGTLIFTMFVGLFIVGSWSAIFFLFLNRM; translated from the coding sequence ATGCCTAAAAACAACACAAACTTAGAAACACAAAAAAGCCATGTTCCAACAGAACCAGATTCATCATTAAAAGGAACATTGATATTTACAATGTTTGTTGGTTTGTTTATCGTTGGTTCGTGGTCGGCAATATTTTTCTTATTCTTAAATAGAATGTAA
- a CDS encoding rhodanese-like domain-containing protein: protein MKYLKFTMMALLLLILLTGCDEEALTGIKQLDVNDLPYRMAESVETNDGAVYIDVREDYEYNEAYIDGFENYPLSTLEDTYMELPKDKEIIIICRSGNRSMKAGQYLKEQGYDNITNVKGAMLDWKGETKSNN, encoded by the coding sequence ATGAAATATTTAAAGTTTACAATGATGGCATTATTATTACTTATACTTCTTACAGGTTGTGATGAAGAGGCTTTAACAGGCATAAAGCAATTAGATGTGAATGATTTACCATATCGTATGGCGGAATCAGTGGAAACAAATGATGGCGCTGTTTATATCGATGTTAGAGAGGATTATGAATATAATGAGGCTTATATCGATGGATTTGAAAACTATCCGTTAAGTACCCTTGAAGATACGTATATGGAGTTACCGAAAGATAAGGAGATTATTATTATTTGTCGCAGTGGCAACCGTAGTATGAAAGCAGGACAATATTTAAAGGAACAAGGCTACGATAATATAACAAACGTTAAAGGTGCAATGCTAGATTGGAAGGGCGAAACGAAGTCGAATAATTAG
- a CDS encoding GerAB/ArcD/ProY family transporter, producing the protein MVIDRKFKGIDLFAFTCCSTITLGVTFLPYVGGDEVRSAWLKVLVAVLPYYLLFFLLKKFSSKYESYDFFNEIKNSAWNWVYWLIIIYFIFSTIASIIFGLEALTLLTKVYLLPNTEQWVVLLLFIIISGFGLAYGITAITRFVVALIFVEFLLLFSIVGLGFSEYFRWIYIPPIWTTDVVTFLKSSLSDMARYSGVIAILGFLPYLKKNTAVFRPMSYGLLLVVTIYVAICLFPLKRPKLYIIFSLLILFGIAVWIPGFVEKIWAPVYFNQLVYSFLVPTIILLLLILKQKKGVYQSETS; encoded by the coding sequence ATGGTAATAGATAGAAAATTTAAGGGGATCGATCTTTTTGCTTTTACATGCTGCTCTACTATTACATTAGGAGTCACATTTTTACCATATGTTGGTGGTGATGAGGTACGAAGTGCTTGGTTAAAAGTACTCGTAGCAGTACTTCCTTACTATCTCCTTTTTTTCCTATTAAAAAAATTCAGCTCTAAATATGAGAGTTATGATTTCTTCAATGAAATAAAAAATTCTGCCTGGAACTGGGTTTATTGGCTTATTATTATTTATTTTATCTTTAGTACGATTGCTTCTATTATATTTGGTCTAGAAGCCTTAACGTTATTAACGAAAGTATATCTTCTTCCTAATACAGAGCAGTGGGTGGTTCTGCTTTTATTTATCATAATATCAGGCTTTGGGCTAGCCTATGGAATAACTGCCATTACTCGCTTTGTAGTTGCCTTAATTTTTGTTGAATTTTTATTACTATTTTCAATTGTTGGTCTAGGCTTTAGTGAGTATTTTCGCTGGATTTACATTCCGCCAATTTGGACAACGGATGTCGTTACATTTTTAAAAAGTTCACTTAGTGATATGGCCAGATATTCAGGTGTTATTGCCATTTTGGGTTTCTTGCCTTATTTAAAGAAAAACACTGCAGTTTTTAGACCGATGAGTTATGGATTACTATTGGTTGTCACAATTTATGTAGCTATATGCCTTTTCCCATTAAAAAGACCAAAATTATATATCATCTTTTCCTTACTAATATTATTCGGTATAGCAGTATGGATACCAGGGTTTGTTGAGAAAATTTGGGCTCCAGTTTATTTTAATCAGCTAGTGTATTCGTTCTTAGTCCCAACAATCATCCTACTTCTATTAATATTGAAACAAAAAAAAGGAGTTTATCAAAGTGAAACTAGCTAA
- a CDS encoding metal-sensitive transcriptional regulator yields MQKYDAKVKNRLKRIEGQVRGIIKMMDEEKQCQDVVTQLAAVRNALDRAIGVVVSSNLEECIRRQIENGEGTEETIKEAVNLLVKSR; encoded by the coding sequence ATGCAAAAATATGATGCTAAAGTGAAGAATAGATTAAAAAGAATTGAGGGTCAGGTTCGAGGCATCATTAAAATGATGGACGAGGAAAAGCAGTGTCAAGATGTCGTCACTCAGTTAGCAGCTGTTCGTAACGCATTAGATCGGGCAATCGGAGTAGTCGTCAGTAGCAATTTAGAAGAATGTATTAGGCGACAAATTGAGAACGGAGAAGGAACAGAGGAGACGATTAAAGAGGCAGTAAACTTATTGGTGAAAAGTCGGTAA
- the mgtE gene encoding magnesium transporter — protein MTEDQLTVLIIKYLKENKKGAIEKVIDELQPYDIAQLYRNLPEKHHFKFLVYLSPQQIADLIQELESDLQIEILHRLGIEKSSKVMNLMENDDLADLLSELSVEKIQEYLSTMKIEDSTYVQNLMSYAPETAGGLMTNQFVWIKDDYTIRDAVDKLKAFAEMNHTIYYLYVINDLKELVGVVSYRDLLLGDLHEKISDIMFNRVISVPVDLDQEEVAQLIERYDFVAVPVVDENKKLLGIVTVDDVIDVVIQEANEDIEKLSASGKDIDFYTKATTASFRRLPWLILLLFIGLISGSIISGFEHTLEQFVALVFFMPMIAGMTGNTGTQSLAVVVRGLISHDLDRKTVIGLIARECGVGIIIGLTCGILIALIAFVWLGPIYSIVVGGSLVLTLIIGTLAGTIIPLVLYRFGIDPAIASGPLITTLNDIFSLIVYFSFATAFLAYL, from the coding sequence ATGACTGAAGATCAATTAACTGTACTCATAATTAAATATCTAAAGGAAAATAAAAAAGGCGCTATTGAAAAAGTGATCGACGAGTTACAGCCTTATGATATCGCCCAACTTTATCGAAATCTTCCTGAAAAACATCATTTTAAATTTCTAGTGTATTTATCTCCACAACAAATTGCCGATTTAATTCAAGAATTAGAAAGTGATTTGCAAATTGAAATCCTCCATCGCCTTGGGATTGAAAAGTCATCTAAAGTTATGAACTTAATGGAGAACGATGATCTAGCTGACTTACTAAGTGAGCTTTCCGTAGAAAAAATACAAGAATACTTATCAACGATGAAAATTGAAGACTCAACTTATGTACAAAATTTAATGAGTTACGCTCCAGAAACAGCAGGTGGACTTATGACCAACCAGTTCGTCTGGATTAAAGATGATTATACAATTCGCGATGCTGTGGACAAGCTAAAGGCTTTTGCAGAGATGAATCACACGATTTACTACCTGTATGTAATTAACGATCTTAAAGAGCTTGTTGGAGTTGTATCTTACCGCGATCTACTTTTAGGCGATCTTCACGAAAAAATTAGCGATATTATGTTTAATCGTGTTATTTCTGTACCTGTAGACTTAGACCAAGAAGAAGTTGCTCAACTTATTGAAAGATATGACTTTGTAGCAGTACCTGTCGTCGATGAAAATAAAAAATTACTGGGTATTGTTACGGTTGATGACGTCATTGACGTAGTCATCCAAGAGGCAAATGAGGACATTGAAAAATTATCGGCTTCTGGTAAAGATATCGACTTTTATACAAAAGCAACGACTGCATCATTTCGCCGCTTACCTTGGCTAATATTATTATTATTCATCGGATTAATTTCAGGTAGTATCATAAGTGGTTTTGAACATACATTAGAACAATTCGTAGCGTTAGTATTCTTCATGCCAATGATTGCTGGCATGACCGGAAATACTGGGACACAATCATTAGCGGTCGTTGTGCGTGGTCTTATTAGCCATGACTTAGATAGGAAGACTGTTATCGGACTGATCGCACGGGAATGTGGCGTAGGGATTATTATTGGTCTCACGTGCGGGATATTAATTGCACTGATCGCATTTGTATGGTTAGGCCCAATATACTCAATAGTTGTTGGTGGGTCGTTAGTTTTAACTTTAATCATTGGGACACTAGCGGGAACGATTATTCCTCTAGTACTCTATCGCTTTGGTATAGACCCTGCGATTGCCTCTGGCCCGCTGATTACAACTTTAAATGATATCTTTT
- a CDS encoding ABC transporter ATP-binding protein, which yields MSFIQLEQITKYFHGSQQPAVDSINLNIERGEIITLLGPSGCGKTTTLRMLAGFENPSTGKITIGDQVVYDNHKSLPPEKRGIGMVFQDYALFPHLTIEKNVMFGLNKWKRKERKERTQEVLELVGLADFANRYPSQISGGQQQRVALARALAPRPLVVLMDEPFSNLDAGLREKMRYEITSILRKANTTAIIVTHDQKDAFAVSDRVVVMKDGIIQQVASPREMYRCPKNSFVAQFVGKTNLITGKLEKDLKHVKTMIGTVCLPNQTEQMCENVKLSIRPEGCQICTEGTGSYTGEVERVTYSGEYQELYVNLSSNKSSESMVIYAPIDQEIEVGSIVSFNIKSDLVCLVE from the coding sequence ATGAGTTTCATCCAATTAGAACAAATTACTAAGTATTTTCATGGCTCACAACAACCTGCAGTTGATTCCATTAATTTAAATATTGAACGTGGGGAAATTATTACATTATTAGGACCAAGTGGCTGTGGCAAAACGACAACACTACGAATGTTGGCCGGCTTTGAGAATCCATCTACTGGGAAAATTACAATTGGTGATCAAGTTGTCTATGATAACCATAAGTCATTACCGCCAGAAAAACGCGGAATTGGTATGGTTTTTCAAGATTATGCTTTATTCCCTCATTTAACGATAGAAAAAAATGTTATGTTTGGACTAAATAAATGGAAGAGAAAAGAAAGAAAAGAACGTACTCAAGAAGTACTAGAGCTGGTAGGGTTAGCTGACTTTGCTAACCGATATCCTAGCCAGATATCTGGTGGGCAACAACAACGTGTCGCTTTGGCTAGAGCGTTAGCACCTCGACCTCTTGTTGTCCTAATGGATGAGCCTTTTAGTAACTTAGATGCAGGCTTAAGAGAAAAAATGCGTTATGAGATTACAAGTATACTAAGAAAAGCAAACACAACTGCTATCATAGTTACTCACGACCAAAAAGATGCTTTTGCTGTTTCTGACCGTGTTGTAGTAATGAAGGATGGAATTATCCAACAAGTAGCGTCGCCACGAGAGATGTATCGTTGTCCGAAAAATAGTTTCGTTGCTCAGTTTGTAGGTAAAACGAACCTTATTACTGGTAAATTAGAAAAAGATCTTAAACATGTAAAGACAATGATTGGTACTGTTTGTCTTCCAAATCAAACAGAGCAAATGTGTGAAAATGTGAAGTTATCGATTCGTCCTGAGGGCTGTCAAATTTGCACAGAGGGAACCGGTAGCTATACTGGGGAAGTTGAAAGAGTTACCTATAGTGGGGAATATCAGGAACTATATGTAAACCTGAGTTCGAATAAGTCTTCAGAATCAATGGTTATTTATGCACCAATTGATCAAGAGATTGAAGTAGGGTCTATCGTTTCGTTTAATATTAAATCAGATTTAGTGTGTTTAGTTGAATAA
- a CDS encoding b(o/a)3-type cytochrome-c oxidase subunit 1: MAHIYVAFFAFIVGALMGLLQGLVRGGMIELPSWLGYYQILTVHGVLLALVFTTYFIFAFLFAGGSRTLGAMPDGIRKLGWIGFWVTTIGTLMAAVLILAGEASVLYTFYAPLAAHPLYYVALTLFVVGTWIAGAAVLAHYFGWKKANKGQKTPLFGFMATATIILWIVACLGVATTVLLQMIPWSFGLTDSMNVLLSRTLFWYFGHPLVYFWLLPAYMAWYVCIPKIIGGKLFSDSLARLAFVLFLLFSIPVGFHHQLMESGVSEFWKFVQTVLTFVVIVPSLMTAFSIFGTFEQTSRLQGGRGALGWLGKLPWNDVRFFAPMMGMLIFIPAGAGGIINASYQMNAVIHNTLWVVGHFHLTVGSTVVLTFFGISYWLIPHLTGRKFTPFLNRLGMVQTWLWAIGMFFMSGAMHLMGLLGAPRRTAYTTYQDHPTAMAWFEGMFTNYITVAIGAVILTAAALLMFYNFIYMVWLAPKGETEFPVSEPSSDASTTPAIFENWKLWIGIVALLILFAYTIPVYDMIVNAPPGSPVFNNLIK, translated from the coding sequence ATGGCCCACATTTATGTAGCATTTTTCGCTTTCATTGTAGGTGCACTTATGGGACTTTTACAAGGTCTGGTGCGCGGTGGAATGATTGAGTTACCAAGTTGGCTTGGTTATTATCAAATTTTAACTGTACATGGAGTATTATTAGCACTTGTCTTTACAACTTATTTTATCTTTGCATTTTTATTTGCCGGCGGAAGTCGTACTTTAGGTGCTATGCCTGATGGTATCCGCAAACTTGGTTGGATAGGGTTTTGGGTAACGACAATTGGTACGTTAATGGCCGCTGTATTAATTTTAGCTGGCGAAGCATCAGTTCTTTATACATTTTATGCTCCACTTGCAGCACATCCACTCTACTATGTTGCTTTAACATTATTCGTTGTTGGTACTTGGATTGCAGGAGCTGCTGTACTTGCTCATTATTTCGGTTGGAAAAAAGCAAATAAAGGACAAAAGACACCACTTTTCGGATTTATGGCTACTGCAACAATTATTCTATGGATCGTAGCCTGTTTAGGGGTTGCTACTACAGTATTATTACAAATGATCCCTTGGTCTTTCGGTCTTACAGATAGCATGAATGTTTTATTAAGCCGTACATTATTTTGGTACTTTGGACATCCTTTAGTATATTTCTGGTTACTACCTGCTTACATGGCTTGGTATGTATGTATTCCAAAAATTATCGGTGGAAAATTATTTAGTGACTCACTTGCCCGACTAGCATTCGTGTTATTCTTATTATTCTCAATTCCTGTTGGGTTCCACCATCAGTTAATGGAATCTGGGGTATCAGAGTTCTGGAAATTCGTGCAAACAGTCTTAACGTTTGTTGTTATTGTTCCTTCACTAATGACTGCATTCTCTATTTTTGGTACGTTTGAGCAAACTTCTCGTCTACAAGGTGGTCGTGGTGCCCTTGGTTGGTTAGGTAAACTTCCTTGGAACGACGTTCGTTTCTTTGCGCCAATGATGGGTATGCTTATCTTTATCCCAGCTGGAGCTGGTGGTATTATTAACGCTTCTTACCAAATGAACGCTGTTATTCACAATACACTTTGGGTTGTAGGTCACTTCCATTTAACAGTAGGTTCAACAGTAGTACTTACGTTTTTTGGTATCTCATACTGGTTAATTCCACATTTAACTGGTAGAAAGTTCACTCCATTTCTTAACCGTTTAGGTATGGTTCAAACTTGGTTATGGGCAATTGGAATGTTCTTCATGTCTGGTGCAATGCACTTAATGGGACTTTTAGGTGCTCCACGTCGTACGGCTTACACAACTTATCAAGACCATCCTACTGCAATGGCTTGGTTTGAAGGTATGTTTACGAATTATATAACTGTTGCAATCGGTGCAGTTATTTTAACAGCTGCTGCATTATTAATGTTCTATAACTTTATTTACATGGTTTGGCTCGCTCCAAAAGGAGAAACTGAATTCCCTGTAAGTGAACCTTCAAGCGATGCTTCTACAACACCAGCGATTTTCGAAAACTGGAAGCTTTGGATCGGTATTGTTGCATTACTAATCCTTTTCGCTTACACAATCCCAGTTTACGATATGATCGTTAACGCACCGCCTGGATCACCAGTGTTTAATAATCTAATTAAATAA
- a CDS encoding spore germination protein yields MDDKTFGQKEEYKKYLSTLNISEEPPLNSKEFFSLINKIFQDCDDFSYREVALSHRRKFKIYFVQGLIDMAFLQASVIKPLLEHDQNENEELRNFINNPRTVEMTNWNEIIYTLFSGGAICHFDGEQPIEVKVPSQEKRNLSEPTTQYQVFGPKIGFIEDIHSNISLMRKFLKDPRLKTINYEIGSLSHTKVTLMYIEGYAEKQYIDYIKEKIQNVKIDHLITLGQLNKQIIDNPASIFPQVYGTERPDNVAFALEEGKVAIFVDNVTFCSILPISIFDLYLAGDDHSFSSIYNSIFVRLIRYFCMVISTALPALYVALVAFHPELIPETLALTIAESRSQIPFPAAAEAIIMMLALDVLVEASIRLPSFVGQTIGIVGGLVIGTAAVEAGVVSSLMVIIIAFTAIASFTTPTWELVSSLRILRYGLLIIAAAFGLYGFVLGFCLIFIHICNIETVSRPYISPLSPRKLEQVLMKVQQKKAQFFNTFK; encoded by the coding sequence ATGGATGATAAAACTTTCGGTCAAAAAGAGGAATACAAAAAGTATCTTTCAACGTTAAATATATCTGAAGAACCACCATTGAATAGTAAAGAATTCTTCTCACTAATTAATAAAATATTCCAAGATTGTGATGACTTTTCTTATCGAGAGGTAGCTCTTTCCCATAGGCGCAAGTTTAAGATTTATTTCGTCCAAGGTTTAATTGATATGGCGTTTCTACAAGCTAGTGTAATTAAACCGTTATTAGAGCATGATCAAAATGAAAACGAAGAACTGCGTAACTTTATTAATAACCCAAGAACTGTTGAAATGACAAATTGGAATGAAATTATTTATACCCTTTTTAGTGGAGGTGCTATTTGTCATTTTGATGGAGAGCAACCAATAGAAGTTAAGGTTCCTAGTCAAGAAAAACGAAATTTGTCTGAGCCGACTACACAATATCAAGTTTTTGGACCTAAGATTGGTTTTATTGAAGATATTCATTCAAATATTTCACTTATGAGGAAGTTTCTTAAGGATCCACGTTTGAAAACGATTAACTATGAAATTGGTTCACTGAGCCACACAAAAGTAACGTTGATGTACATCGAGGGCTATGCCGAAAAGCAGTATATTGATTATATAAAAGAAAAAATACAAAACGTAAAAATTGACCATTTAATTACATTAGGACAATTAAATAAGCAAATCATTGATAACCCTGCGTCAATATTTCCTCAAGTATACGGAACTGAGCGACCGGATAATGTCGCTTTTGCCTTAGAGGAAGGGAAAGTGGCCATTTTCGTTGACAATGTAACCTTTTGTTCCATTCTTCCGATTTCGATTTTTGATTTATATTTAGCGGGGGATGACCATAGTTTTAGTTCAATATACAATTCTATCTTTGTTCGGTTAATTCGCTATTTCTGTATGGTCATTTCTACTGCGTTACCGGCACTCTACGTAGCCTTAGTTGCGTTTCATCCAGAGTTAATTCCAGAAACTTTGGCATTAACGATTGCTGAATCACGTTCACAAATTCCATTTCCAGCAGCGGCAGAAGCCATTATCATGATGCTTGCCTTAGACGTTTTAGTAGAGGCAAGTATCCGCCTACCAAGCTTTGTTGGGCAAACGATAGGTATTGTAGGTGGTTTAGTTATTGGAACTGCAGCCGTAGAGGCCGGAGTTGTCAGTAGTCTGATGGTTATTATTATTGCCTTTACGGCCATTGCATCATTTACTACTCCAACTTGGGAGTTAGTTTCGTCGTTACGTATTCTACGCTATGGCCTACTCATCATCGCAGCGGCATTTGGTTTATACGGTTTCGTTTTAGGGTTCTGTTTAATTTTTATTCACATCTGCAATATTGAAACAGTTTCTAGACCTTATATTTCACCTTTATCACCACGGAAATTGGAGCAAGTATTAATGAAGGTACAACAAAAAAAAGCTCAGTTTTTTAACACATTTAAATAG
- a CDS encoding MFS transporter, with protein MEKPSIQAKSTPYTLVHILVIFALLAVLIVSNLYIMIPLLGNVAETYLITPVEAGLSISVFSFFYAFGLIFFGPLSERFGLKETICSGLFVLIILMVVSFFTTNFMGFLIVRGLQGFFAASFAPVSFIYVLNVLSTRHRGIAIGVINTGFLSAGVIGQLLSSSINLIFTWKWIFLTLAFFYFLLLIYSIKQLPHPKKSDQFRSISSLIKLLVKLPLRSDLKRLYFITFTTLLAFVAYYTSLESLFQHTLSLSPQATLSVRAFGLIGLLLTIYSGKIASKIGFENTIILGLLLKLAGLTLSSITNIFFIGIGAIIFVGGISIIIPSLIQLIGEKGGKIRSLTISLYSFILLLGASFGSAISLFSNYYLQLFSLTILLICSLLVTILEKKE; from the coding sequence GTGGAGAAACCTAGTATACAAGCGAAAAGCACCCCTTATACATTAGTTCACATCTTAGTGATCTTTGCTTTACTTGCAGTGTTAATTGTTTCTAACTTATACATTATGATTCCTTTATTAGGAAACGTTGCTGAAACTTATTTGATTACACCTGTAGAGGCTGGACTTTCTATAAGTGTATTTTCATTCTTTTATGCATTTGGCCTTATCTTCTTTGGACCTTTATCAGAACGCTTCGGCTTAAAAGAGACAATTTGCTCAGGATTATTTGTCCTTATAATTTTAATGGTGGTTAGTTTTTTTACCACTAATTTCATGGGCTTCCTTATTGTCAGAGGGCTACAAGGCTTTTTTGCAGCTTCTTTTGCTCCTGTTTCTTTTATCTATGTTTTAAATGTTCTTTCAACCCGACATCGAGGAATTGCAATTGGAGTAATTAATACAGGATTTTTATCAGCGGGAGTCATCGGACAATTACTTAGTTCTTCTATTAACCTCATTTTTACTTGGAAATGGATTTTTCTTACGTTAGCCTTTTTTTATTTTTTATTATTGATTTATTCAATAAAACAACTACCGCATCCTAAAAAAAGTGATCAGTTTAGATCGATCAGTAGCTTGATAAAATTATTAGTTAAACTTCCACTACGAAGCGATTTAAAGAGACTTTATTTCATTACTTTCACTACTTTACTTGCTTTTGTGGCATACTATACATCTCTAGAGAGCCTTTTTCAACACACTTTGTCGTTATCACCACAAGCTACGCTATCAGTGAGAGCATTTGGTTTAATCGGTTTACTTCTAACCATTTATTCTGGAAAAATTGCTTCTAAAATTGGATTTGAAAACACAATTATTTTAGGTTTACTTTTAAAACTTGCCGGATTAACATTAAGCTCAATTACTAATATATTTTTCATAGGGATTGGAGCGATTATTTTTGTAGGAGGCATATCTATAATTATTCCTTCACTCATTCAACTAATCGGTGAAAAAGGTGGCAAAATTCGGAGTTTAACAATTTCTTTGTATAGTTTTATTTTACTACTAGGGGCTAGCTTCGGTAGTGCTATTTCCCTTTTCTCAAATTATTATTTACAGCTTTTTTCCCTGACTATCCTATTAATCTGCTCATTGTTAGTTACTATATTAGAAAAAAAAGAATAG